The proteins below come from a single Serinus canaria isolate serCan28SL12 chromosome 6, serCan2020, whole genome shotgun sequence genomic window:
- the BBIP1 gene encoding BBSome-interacting protein 1 — translation MPEGTGALREVLPKQGQLSVEDTAAMVLCKPKILPLKSVSLEKLEMLQRAALDAAQASEAAPPLSAGAAPPRQ, via the exons ATGCCGGAGGGGACGGGAGCGCTGCGGGAGGTGCTGCCCAAGCAAG gGCAGCTGTCGGTGGAGGATACGGCCGCCATGGTGCTGTGCAAGCCCAAGATCCTGCCCCTCAAGTCGGTGTCgctggagaagctggagatgctgcagagGGCGGCGCTGGACGCGGCCCAGGCGTCCGAGGCGGCCCCGCCGCTGTCCGCGGGGGCCGCGCCGCCCCGGCAGTAG